AAAATAATTTAGAGAaataaaatgtcatttttattaaaatcaagcGTCTCATTACATACCAATTCCTCATCgtattgttttaaaaaaatgcattgGTTATATACGAAGGGTTGtgatatttttttctcattcaAAGAGAGATCGATATTCAATTCTTAATTCCTCCCAAACCAAAAAACAATGAACAATTAAAAATCACATGACATATTTCAAATATCTTTGGGAGTAAAAAGCTGCcatcatttataattttatatattgtttTGATACAATTCATTGTAAGAGACATACATACATTTTGTTGTAAGAAACTAAACTAGGATTCTTGTTTAGAAGCAAGAAGAGTTTTGATCCAACGGGCTAGATTGATCAAGAAGGGCgtatacacaaaataacaaacaatGGTCCAACTCACTATCCCCTGCATCCATCCATTCAAATCATATTCATTTAATATATGCTTTAACTAATTCATTTCTAAATTGTATACATCAAAATTGGTAAgctataaaatagagagaaaaaatatcaaagtattataaattatttgtagttaaataagtaaaaaaaaagagaatgaaAAATGGTAGATTGGTGTCATAAAAGACGAAAgcagattattttttgtggatataCGTAAGAAAACATGAATATTGATTGTGCACGAATAAAGTATAAACCAAATGCACTATACATACCTCCTCGAAAATCTCAACATTAGCTCCGGGATAGTACCACAGATGCCATAACCTGAAACAACcacataaaaaaatcatatagcaatCAAACCGAGCCAAAGCTTGAGCTTTACTCATTTACTTGACGATGGGAATCTCCGCGAGTGGACAAGCAATGCCGACAAGGGAAGAAAGCGCGAATCCAAGCGTCGTCTTATCTAACAAGGCCCATATAAGCTGAGCCCCGGCAAATAATATGTATGCTTCAATATTGTCCGCCACTCCACTTTTGTACATTTCAGCACTCAATTCTATTATCGCAACCAAAGCTCTATAAATAACAACCACACATTAAGGTAGTTATCATTATAACACGAACCCTTAGGGTAATTAGGGTATGACAATCTAAAAAATTGTTAATTAGGGTAATTTTATCATCTACTTACTTACATAAGAGAAGCAACTACTTTATCAAGACTACCCTTTTCATTAGGAGAGAACTTCTCATCTAGGATTAACTGCAACACCCCCACACTGCAGTAAAACACTCCAAGTAAAGGAGGCACCTAAACATCAACAAATGCATTGaacattatttatttactaTACATTTTAATGTGTAATGAATTTGTATGAGAATGTTAGCAATACCCATATGTTGGTGTGGAGAGGGCCGATATCAATGGCGCCGGTTTGGTAGACGACGAGATTGACTCTCGAATGTAGGCCATCGATTAAGGGGCCGAGAAAGAAGCCGGAGGCGaatagagagaaagagatggcCGGCCATCTCAATGTGTTAGGGTTTGTGTTTGATTTTCTCTCACTAGTGCAACGTATAGTTGTGCTTGTTTTGTTGTGTGGAAATGGAAGGAGAGGGAAAGAAGCAGCGGCGCTAGGGAGAAGAAGCCTCTGCATCTTACTAGTTCTTGACTCTACCTCATCCACACAAACTCTTCTTCACCATATGTTTTGAAAAAGATATTTTGTGCTTGTCACCTCTTATTTATAAATAAGAGACacaacatgagttttaatgcaaaaaataaaattaaaaaaaaaagtagaaacttacaaaaattaaaattaattactactgtaaattttaca
This sequence is a window from Salvia splendens isolate huo1 chromosome 5, SspV2, whole genome shotgun sequence. Protein-coding genes within it:
- the LOC121802170 gene encoding uncharacterized protein LOC121802170, translating into MQRLLLPSAAASFPLLPFPHNKTSTTIRCTSERKSNTNPNTLRWPAISFSLFASGFFLGPLIDGLHSRVNLVVYQTGAIDIGPLHTNIWVPPLLGVFYCSVGVLQLILDEKFSPNEKGSLDKVVASLIALVAIIELSAEMYKSGVADNIEAYILFAGAQLIWALLDKTTLGFALSSLVGIACPLAEIPIVKLWHLWYYPGANVEIFEEGIVSWTIVCYFVYTPFLINLARWIKTLLASKQES